Proteins from a single region of Juglans microcarpa x Juglans regia isolate MS1-56 chromosome 5S, Jm3101_v1.0, whole genome shotgun sequence:
- the LOC121268063 gene encoding carbonic anhydrase, producing the protein MATALNLPQTPLLRTLPFRRAHKSTVSIRATSSSSETPLTSTPVTTEQEQKQGLSSSSVTFAPPPNFKPPEPKRFGVRPDKTWDILGASLALPFRLGTGVFVSGYSVSFVSKNEIPSGQYALDVADFKVKETSKLGPRPEKPIEIYEFESCPFCRKVREIVAVLDLDVLFYPCPKNGPNFRPKVSQMGGKQQFPYMVDPNTGVAMYESDDIIKYLVGKYGDGSVPFMLSLGLLTTLTAGLAMIGRMGKGSSHAPSKLPPKPLEIWAYEGSPFCKLVREVLVELELPHLLRNCARGSPKRQMLYEKTGHFQATVADLQEAIHRRKVHGIVFGYGGGKDGPEHWGNLNSKYSTCSNGKRQSPVDIVKDKVVLNKNLKPLTREYGPANATLVNNGFNIAINFEGHHVGVLVAEGKNFTLKHIHWHSPSEHQIDGQKFPVEQHLVHQADDGSFAVVSTLYQYGDPDTLLSKIMGKLDELGKEECAEHEEAHIPLGHFKTKRLMRKSRKYYRYYGSLTTPPCTEKITWNILGKVRSISKDQVEALNKPLKSNCKENSRPVQPLNGRQIELYDELGGNKI; encoded by the exons ATGGCCACAGCTCTCAACCTCCCACAAACCCCACTTCTCAGGACGCTCCCGTTCCGCAGAGCACACAAGAGCACTGTCTCCATTAGAGCAACATCAAGCTCATCTGAAACCCCGCTCACTTCCACTCCTGTGACCACCGAGCAGGAACAAAAACAAGGCCTTTCGTCATCCTCTGTAACATTTGCTCCTCCACCAAATTTCAAGCCGCCGGAGCCAAAGCGGTTCGGCGTGAGACCCGATAAGACATGGGACATACTCGGGGCTTCTCTTGCCTTGCCGTTCCGGCTCGGGACAGGTGTTTTTGTTTCCGG TTATTCTGTTTCCTTCGTTTCCAAGAATGAGATTCCGTCTGGCCAGTATGCTCTTGATGTTGCCG ATTTCAAGGTAAAAGAGACTTCAAAATTGGGTCCTCGACCAGAGAAGCCTATTGAGATATATGAATTCGAAAG CTGTCCATTTTGTCGGAAG GTTAGGGAAATCGTTGCAGTGTTGGATCTTGATGTCCTATTTTATCCTTGCCCGAAAAATGGTCCAAACTTTCGCCCCAAAGTTTCTCAGATGGGTGGAAAACAGCAGTTCCCTTACATG GTGGATCCAAACACAGGTGTTGCAATGTATGAATCAGATGACATAATCAAGTATCTGGTTGGAAAATATG GTGATGGAAGTGTTCCTTTCATGTTGTCACTTGGTCTACTAACG ACTTTGACTGCAGGCCTTGCTATGATTGGTCGCATGGGGAAg GGGTCTTCTCATGCTCCATCAAAACTGCCACCTAAACCACTTGAAATATGGGCATATGAG GGGTCCCCCTTCTGCAAACTTGTGCGTGAAGTACTTGTAGAGTTAGAGCTGCCACATTTACTTCGCAA TTGTGCTCGTGGCAGCCCAAAACGACAGATGCTGTATGAGAAAACCGGACATTTTCAG GCTACGGTAGCAGATCTGCAGGAGGCGATTCATCGGCGAA AGGTACATGGGATCGTGTTTGGTTATGGAGGCGGCAAGGATGGACCTGAACATTGGGGAAACTtgaactcaaaatactcgacaTGCTCAAATGGGAAAAGGCAATCTCCTGTGGACATTGTGAAGGACAAAGTTGTGCTTAACAAGAACTTGAAACCCTTGACCAGAGAATATGGTCCCGCAAATGCCACTCTGGTCAACAACGGGTTTAACATTGCA ATCAATTTTGAGGGACATCATGTGGGAGTGTTGGTGGCCGAAGGGAAGAACTTCACCCTCAAGCATATTCACTGGCATTCTCCTtctgagcaccagattgatggACAAAA ATTTCCTGTGGAGCAGCATTTGGTCCACCAGGCCGATGACGGCAGCTTTGCAGTTGTCTCAACCCTCTACCAATATGGTGATCCCGATACTCTTCTTTCTAAG ATAATGGGAAAGTTGGATGAACTGGGCAAGGAAGAGTGTGCAGAGCACGAAGAAGCTCATATCCCTCTTGGACACTTTAAGACCAAGCGCCTGATGCGGAAGAGCCGCAAATATTACAGATACTATGGTTCTCTCACCACTCCCCCATGCACCGAGAAGATCACGTGGAATATTCTCGGCAag GTGAGATCAATCTCCAAGGATCAAGTAGAGGCACTGAATAAGCCATTGAAGTCTAATTGCAAGGAGAACTCGAGGCCAGTACAGCCATTGAATGGGCGCCAGATTGAGCTATATGATGAGCTTGGCGGCAACAAAATTTAG
- the LOC121268065 gene encoding uncharacterized protein LOC121268065, with product MPQVDLDTLVSACAGSSDRKIACETLADGDHHPDQPEVTPDLPPDSFWLSKDAEFDWFDQHAFYERKDSARGNSNSTNLNPNLNPGSNSSSQRFSLNFKSKASIIGLPKPQKSCYVDAKNRRICKQGNTRLFPKRSGSVGKSEAQLVEPSSPKVSCMGRVRSKRDRSRRLRNRQRSSEPATKKEQPFVKRKTGFFASFRAIFRSGSREKTEHKIDEPQAESPPRKSATVGARHSTASDIDLSYAESLPRKSVSEIEPFGLGGMKRFASGRKSDAWAGEVA from the coding sequence ATGCCACAAGTTGACCTGGACACCCTAGTTTCAGCCTGCGCCGGAAGCTCCGATCGGAAAATAGCCTGTGAAACTCTCGCTGACGGAGATCACCACCCAGATCAACCCGAGGTCACTCCGGATTTGCCTCCCGACTCTTTCTGGTTATCCAAAGACGCAGAGTTCGATTGGTTCGACCAGCATGCCTTTTACGAAAGGAAAGATTCCGCCAGAGGAAACTCCAATTCGACGAACTTGAATCCCAATTTGAACCCGGGTTCCAACTCCAGTTCTCAGCGGTTCTCTTTGAACTTCAAGTCCAAAGCTTCCATTATCGGTTTACCGAAGCCTCAGAAGTCTTGTTACGTCGACGCTAAAAACCGTCGGATTTGCAAACAGGGAAACACGCGCTTGTTTCCGAAGAGGTCCGGCTCGGTCGGAAAATCGGAGGCTCAACTGGTCGAGCCGTCGTCGCCAAAGGTTTCATGTATGGGAAGGGTTAGATCGAAGAGAGACCGTAGTCGCAGATTGAGAAATCGGCAGCGATCCTCTGAACCGGCCACGAAAAAAGAACAGCCCTTCGTGAAACGGAAAACCGGGTTCTTCGCCAGTTTTCGGGCTATTTTCCGGTCCGGTTCCCGAGAAAAGACGGAGCATAAAATCGACGAGCCACAGGCCGAATCGCCTCCGAGAAAGAGCGCGACGGTTGGAGCGCGACACAGTACGGCGTCCGATATCGACTTGTCATATGCAGAGTCGCTACCGAGAAAGAGCGTCTCTGAGATTGAACCGTTCGGTTTGGGTGGCATGAAGCGGTTCGCGTCCGGTAGGAAGTCCGATGCGTGGGCTGGAGAGGTGGCTTGA
- the LOC121268066 gene encoding uncharacterized protein LOC121268066 — MGCVSSKHFRKDLKREFPFNNGGNCVDHVVSLTSSTYGVLNLDNEQAVEECVAESRRLQRSPIREEPEVINAWELMEDLEEGMPISKQAKVSPKPRAFLRGFSGFDSRSPAKFSNQNCSPKKTKRFAGKENKGRVNLFGRSDYSPKGIPKAKNHTENSCKAVLSLSDPVKGSPIGAKRESRGSDSGLSPRQKSFSPLFDPELLASYEKELSEEEVQIKRMVSPTAKFRKTRKSRDLESILHSFERKCPPGGENAIVIYTTTLRGIRKTFEDCNSVRSIIESHCIQVVERDISMDSGFKEELRGLMGSKEVKVPLVFLKGRLIGGVDEVVKLEEEGKLSILFEGIPRAVGGCEGCGGVRFVMCMACSGSCKVLDGEQKKMVRCGECNENGLIHCPICC; from the coding sequence ATGGGCTGCGTTTCGTCAAAACACTTCAGAAAAGATCTCAAGCGAGAGTTCCCTTTCAATAATGGCGGCAACTGCGTGGACCACGTGGTCTCTCTCACTTCAAGCACCTACGGGGTTCTCAACTTGGACAATGAGCAAGCCGTCGAAGAGTGTGTCGCGGAGAGTAGGAGATTACAAAGATCTCCTATTCGCGAAGAGCCAGAGGTCATCAATGCTTGGGAACTCATGGAGGATCTTGAAGAAGGAATGCCCATTTCTAAGCAAGCCAAGGTAAGCCCGAAACCGAGGGCTTTTCTCCGTGGTTTTTCCGGTTTTGATTCTAGGAGTCCGGCGAAGTTCTCGAATCAGAATTGTTCTCCAAAGAAGACGAAGAGATTTGCTGGGAAAGAGAATAAGGGGCGGGTTAATTTGTTCGGACGTTCTGATTATAGCCCAAAAGGAATACCGAAAGCTAAGAATCATACCGAGAACTCGTGTAAGGCGGTCCTGAGTTTAAGTGATCCGGTGAAAGGGTCTCCAATTGGGGCAAAAAGAGAGAGTCGTGGGAGCGATTCGGGGCTTTCTCCTCGACAGAAGAGCTTTAGCCCCCTATTTGATCCAGAGCTTCTTGCATCTTATGAGAAAGAATTGTCTGAAGAGGAAGTTCAGATCAAGAGGATGGTCTCGCCTACAGCGAAATTCCGTAAAACGAGAAAGTCCAGAGATTTGGAGTCTATTCTTCATTCGTTTGAGAGAAAGTGCCCCCCAGGTGGGGAAAATGCGATTGTTATATACACTACGACTTTACGAGGAATCAGGAAGACTTTTGAGGACTGCAACAGTGTCCGGTCGATCATCGAATCCCATTGTATCCAAGTGGTCGAGCGCGATATATCCATGGATTCGGGGTTCAAGGAGGAACTGAGGGGTCTAATGGGGTCAAAGGAGGTGAAAGTTCCACTTGTGTTCTTGAAAGGGAGGTTGATTGGGGGAGTTGATGAGGTGGTGAAGTTGGAAGAAGAGGGGAAACTGAGCATTCTGTTTGAAGGGATTCCGAGGGCTGTAGGCGGATGCGAAGGATGCGGCGGTGTGAGGTTTGTGATGTGCATGGCGTGCAGTGGAAGTTGTAAGGTTTTGGATGGGGAGCAAAAGAAGATGGTGAGGTGCGGTGAGTGCAACGAGAATGGGTTGATTCACTGCCCTATTTGCTGTTAA
- the LOC121268067 gene encoding F-box/kelch-repeat protein At1g57790-like isoform X2: protein MAGKKRRKLKSLAETNTESKRMALKGKREKSELQTWRWHSVATSVRVVNQSPWLMYFPKYGNLYEFYDPSLRKTHSIELPELNGTRVCYTKDGWLLLYRPRSHRMFFFNPFTREVIKLPRFELTYQIVAFSCAPTSTSCMLFTVKHISPTIVAVSTCHLGASEWVTVNYQNRLPFVSSIWNKLVFCNGLFYCLSLTGWLGVFDPLERIWSVLAVPPPKCPENFFAKNWWKGKFMAEHKGEISVIYTCSSENPIMFKLDRVNMVWEEMKTLDGVILFASFLSSHCRTDLYGLMRNSVYFPKVRFYGKRCISYSFDHHRYYPRKQCHDWGDQDPFENIWIEPPQNFSSFT from the exons ATGGCtgggaaaaagagaaggaagctGAAAtc GCTAGCTGAAACAAACACTGAAAGCAAAAGAATGGCATtgaaagggaagagagagaaatcgGAGTTACAGACTTG GAGATGGCATTCAGTTGCAACTTCTGTCCGGGTGGTAAATCAGTCACCATGGCTAATGTACTTCCCAAAATATGGTAACTTGTATGAATTCTATGACCCATCACTACGCAAGACGCATTCCATTGAGCTGCCTGAGTTGAATGGGACTAGAGTTTGCTACACTAAAGATGGTTGGTTGTTGCTATACAGACCCAGATCTCATCGTATGTTCTTCTTTAATCCCTTTACTCGTGAAGTGATTAAACTGCCAAGGTTTGAGTTGACTTATCAGATTGTTGCCTTCTCTTGCGCCCCAACATCTACAAGCTGCATGCTTTTTACAGTTAAGCACATCAGTCCCACTATTGTTGCTGTTAGCACTTGCCATCTTGGGGCGTCAGAGTGGGTTACTGTTAATTACCAAAATCGCTTGCCTTTCGTTAGTAGTATTTGGAATAAGCTTGTCTTCTGCAATGGACTGTTTTATTGTCTCAGTCTCACTGGTTGGCTAGGGGTCTTTGATCCACTGGAACGTATTTGGAGTGTTCTTGCCGTGCCTCCACCCAAATGCCCCGAGAACTTTTTTGCCAAAAACTGGTGGAAGGGCAAGTTTATGGCCGAGCATAAAGGAGAAATATCAGTTATTTATACTTGTTCCAGTGAAAACCCCATCATGTTTAAGCTGGACCGGGTAAACATGGTATGGGAAGAGATGAAAACCCTTGATGGTGTCATCCTTTTTGCCAGTTTCTTGTCTTCTCATTGCAGAACTGACCTTTATGGATTGATGAGAAACAGTGTCTACTTCCCTAAAGTTCGATTCTATGGTAAGCGTTGCATATCATACTCTTTTGACCATCATAGATACTATCCACGTAAGCAGTGTCATGACTGGGGAGATCAAGATCCTTTTGAAAATATCTGGATTGAACCACCCCAAAATTTCTCAAGCTTCACCTGA
- the LOC121268067 gene encoding F-box/kelch-repeat protein At1g57790-like isoform X1 has translation MAGKKRRKLKSLAETNTESKRMALKGKREKSELQTWSDLPTELLELIVSELTLEDNVRASVVCKRWHSVATSVRVVNQSPWLMYFPKYGNLYEFYDPSLRKTHSIELPELNGTRVCYTKDGWLLLYRPRSHRMFFFNPFTREVIKLPRFELTYQIVAFSCAPTSTSCMLFTVKHISPTIVAVSTCHLGASEWVTVNYQNRLPFVSSIWNKLVFCNGLFYCLSLTGWLGVFDPLERIWSVLAVPPPKCPENFFAKNWWKGKFMAEHKGEISVIYTCSSENPIMFKLDRVNMVWEEMKTLDGVILFASFLSSHCRTDLYGLMRNSVYFPKVRFYGKRCISYSFDHHRYYPRKQCHDWGDQDPFENIWIEPPQNFSSFT, from the exons ATGGCtgggaaaaagagaaggaagctGAAAtc GCTAGCTGAAACAAACACTGAAAGCAAAAGAATGGCATtgaaagggaagagagagaaatcgGAGTTACAGACTTGGTCTGACCTTCCTACAGAACTTTTGGAATTGATTGTATCCGAACTAACGCTAGAGGACAATGTCCGTGCCTCTGTTGTTTGCAAGAGATGGCATTCAGTTGCAACTTCTGTCCGGGTGGTAAATCAGTCACCATGGCTAATGTACTTCCCAAAATATGGTAACTTGTATGAATTCTATGACCCATCACTACGCAAGACGCATTCCATTGAGCTGCCTGAGTTGAATGGGACTAGAGTTTGCTACACTAAAGATGGTTGGTTGTTGCTATACAGACCCAGATCTCATCGTATGTTCTTCTTTAATCCCTTTACTCGTGAAGTGATTAAACTGCCAAGGTTTGAGTTGACTTATCAGATTGTTGCCTTCTCTTGCGCCCCAACATCTACAAGCTGCATGCTTTTTACAGTTAAGCACATCAGTCCCACTATTGTTGCTGTTAGCACTTGCCATCTTGGGGCGTCAGAGTGGGTTACTGTTAATTACCAAAATCGCTTGCCTTTCGTTAGTAGTATTTGGAATAAGCTTGTCTTCTGCAATGGACTGTTTTATTGTCTCAGTCTCACTGGTTGGCTAGGGGTCTTTGATCCACTGGAACGTATTTGGAGTGTTCTTGCCGTGCCTCCACCCAAATGCCCCGAGAACTTTTTTGCCAAAAACTGGTGGAAGGGCAAGTTTATGGCCGAGCATAAAGGAGAAATATCAGTTATTTATACTTGTTCCAGTGAAAACCCCATCATGTTTAAGCTGGACCGGGTAAACATGGTATGGGAAGAGATGAAAACCCTTGATGGTGTCATCCTTTTTGCCAGTTTCTTGTCTTCTCATTGCAGAACTGACCTTTATGGATTGATGAGAAACAGTGTCTACTTCCCTAAAGTTCGATTCTATGGTAAGCGTTGCATATCATACTCTTTTGACCATCATAGATACTATCCACGTAAGCAGTGTCATGACTGGGGAGATCAAGATCCTTTTGAAAATATCTGGATTGAACCACCCCAAAATTTCTCAAGCTTCACCTGA
- the LOC121267882 gene encoding heterogeneous nuclear ribonucleoprotein Q isoform X2 has translation MSSPTFKLENNAPTVSWADPKNAESSAASQVKAVYVKNLPKDITQDRLKGLFEHHGKITKVVIPPAKAGQEKSRFGFVHFAERSSAMKALKNTEKYEIDGQVLECSLAKPQADQKSSGLPSLQKSTLLPSYPPQVGYSMLGNPYGAVGAGYGAPGFAQPLIYGRGPTPAGMAMMPMLLPDGRIGYVLQQPGMQQPHTPPPQSQSGRSGGRGSLSGGRRSNESSRGRGRYHPY, from the exons ATGTCTAGCCCAACATTTAAGCTTGAAAACAATGCCCCTACAGTGAGCTGGGCTGACCCTAAAAATGCAGAATCATCTGCTGCTTCTCAG GTTAAGGCAGTGTATGTCAAGAATTTACCAAAAGACATTACTCAGGATCGTCTGAAAGGGCTGTTTGAACATCATGGAAAGATCACAAAAGTGGTTATCCCGCCTGCAAAAGCAGGACAGGAAAAAAGCAGATTTGGTTTTGTTCACTTCGCAGAAAGGTCAAGTGCCATGAAGGCATTGAAGAATACTGAGAAATATGAAATTGATG GCCAAGTTTTGGAGTGTTCCCTTGCTAAGCCACAAGCAGATCAGAAGTCTTCTGGATTACCGAGTTTGCAGAAGTCAACCTTACTCCCAAGCTACCCCCCTCAGGTTGGTTACAGCATGCTTGGCAATCCCTATGGTGCAGTAGGTGCTGGGTATGGTGCTCCTGGCTTTGCACAA CCACTGATTTATGGTAGGGGACCAACTCCTGCTGGCATGGCAATGATGCCAATGCTTTTGCCGGATGGAAGGATTGGATATGTCTT GCAACAGCCTGGCATGCAGCAGCCGCATACCCCTCCACCACAGTCCCAGAGTGGCAGGAGTGGTGGCCGTGGTAGCTTGAGTGGTGGAAGGCGCAGCAATGAGAGCAGCCGTGGGCGTGGCCGGTATCACCCATATTGA
- the LOC121267882 gene encoding heterogeneous nuclear ribonucleoprotein Q isoform X1 → MPRTRAGAAASHKPDVSEKPTESEEQVDLDGYNDPEETMEEEIEYEEVEEEEEVEEVEEEEEEEEEEVEEEVEGDSGDKEAAKGADAQNGPHGDEEMKVDQAEEENDRKKHAELLALPPHGSEVYLGGISHDAFEEDLRGFCRSIGEVTEVRMMKGKDASGSKGYAFVTFRTKEIASRAIEELNNSELKGKKIKCSTSQAKHRLFIGNVPRNWDDEDLKKAVTDIGPGVISVELLKDPQNSSRNRGFSFIEYYNHACAEYSRLKMSSPTFKLENNAPTVSWADPKNAESSAASQVKAVYVKNLPKDITQDRLKGLFEHHGKITKVVIPPAKAGQEKSRFGFVHFAERSSAMKALKNTEKYEIDGQVLECSLAKPQADQKSSGLPSLQKSTLLPSYPPQVGYSMLGNPYGAVGAGYGAPGFAQPLIYGRGPTPAGMAMMPMLLPDGRIGYVLQQPGMQQPHTPPPQSQSGRSGGRGSLSGGRRSNESSRGRGRYHPY, encoded by the exons ATGCCAAGGACAAGGGCAGGTGCTGCAGCCTCTCATAAGCCAGATGTATCTGAAAAGCCTACCGAATCTGAAGAGCAGGTGGACCTTGATGGATACAATGATCCTGAGGAGACAATGGAAGAAGAGATTGAGTATGAAGAAgtagaggaagaggaagaagttgaagaggtggaggaagaggaagaagaggaagaggaagaggtagaAGAGGAGGTGGAGGGAGACAGTGGAGACAAGGAGGCTGCCAAAGGAGCTGATGCACAAAATGGGCCACATGGTGATGAGGAGATGAAGGTTGATCAGGCAGAGGAGGAAAATGACAGGAAAAAGCATGCTGAGCTTCTTGCTCTTCCACCTCATGGATCTGAAGTTTACCTTGGTGGCATTTCACACGATGCCTTtgaagaggatttgaggggGTTTTGTAGGTCTATAGGAGAAGTCACAGAG GTCAGAATGATGAAGGGTAAAGATGCAAGTGGGTCCAAGGGTTATGCTTTTGTGACCTTCAGAACCAAGGAGATTGCTTCTAGGGCCATTGAGGAGTTAAATAATTCCGAACTAAAG ggaaaaaaaataaagtgttcaACATCTCAAGCAAAGCATAGGTTATTCATTGGCAATGTTCCCCGAAATTGGGATGATGAAGATTTGAAGAAGGCTGTAACGGACATAGGGCCTGGAGTCATTTCTGTGGAACTATTGAAG GACCCACAGAATTCTAGCCGGAACCGTGGATTTTCTTTTATCGAATATTATAATCATGCATGTGCAGAATACTCGAGACTGAAGATGTCTAGCCCAACATTTAAGCTTGAAAACAATGCCCCTACAGTGAGCTGGGCTGACCCTAAAAATGCAGAATCATCTGCTGCTTCTCAG GTTAAGGCAGTGTATGTCAAGAATTTACCAAAAGACATTACTCAGGATCGTCTGAAAGGGCTGTTTGAACATCATGGAAAGATCACAAAAGTGGTTATCCCGCCTGCAAAAGCAGGACAGGAAAAAAGCAGATTTGGTTTTGTTCACTTCGCAGAAAGGTCAAGTGCCATGAAGGCATTGAAGAATACTGAGAAATATGAAATTGATG GCCAAGTTTTGGAGTGTTCCCTTGCTAAGCCACAAGCAGATCAGAAGTCTTCTGGATTACCGAGTTTGCAGAAGTCAACCTTACTCCCAAGCTACCCCCCTCAGGTTGGTTACAGCATGCTTGGCAATCCCTATGGTGCAGTAGGTGCTGGGTATGGTGCTCCTGGCTTTGCACAA CCACTGATTTATGGTAGGGGACCAACTCCTGCTGGCATGGCAATGATGCCAATGCTTTTGCCGGATGGAAGGATTGGATATGTCTT GCAACAGCCTGGCATGCAGCAGCCGCATACCCCTCCACCACAGTCCCAGAGTGGCAGGAGTGGTGGCCGTGGTAGCTTGAGTGGTGGAAGGCGCAGCAATGAGAGCAGCCGTGGGCGTGGCCGGTATCACCCATATTGA